A genomic window from Candidatus Bathyarchaeota archaeon includes:
- a CDS encoding CoA pyrophosphatase: MSLLNGASREQPKLNATIIAERLSKTLIEVDSLDVNAAVAVLLRENNHALEILFVKRTETPKDPWSGQTAFPGGKRCSEDKELRDTVIRETCEETNINLRNGCKFLGTLTPITSIQRPDIRILPFVVLQLEEQPIKLNNELSNFFWVPLTELTKTNGTKQYMSKDYPAYVIKTNVVWGITYQITNYLISMLQPF, from the coding sequence ATGTCCTTACTTAATGGCGCTTCGAGGGAACAACCAAAATTGAATGCTACAATTATTGCAGAAAGACTATCTAAGACTTTAATTGAAGTTGATTCTTTGGACGTGAATGCTGCTGTTGCTGTGTTGTTGCGGGAAAACAATCACGCGTTAGAAATTCTTTTTGTAAAACGGACTGAAACTCCTAAAGATCCTTGGTCTGGGCAAACTGCTTTTCCTGGGGGAAAACGTTGTTCCGAAGACAAAGAATTGAGAGATACCGTGATACGAGAAACTTGTGAAGAAACAAACATCAATCTCCGTAACGGTTGCAAGTTCTTAGGAACCTTGACTCCTATCACGTCTATTCAAAGACCTGATATTCGTATTCTTCCTTTTGTTGTTTTGCAGCTCGAAGAGCAGCCAATTAAACTGAATAATGAACTGTCAAATTTTTTCTGGGTTCCTTTAACTGAATTGACTAAAACAAATGGCACAAAACAGTACATGTCAAAAGATTACCCTGCGTATGTCATAAAAACCAATGTTGTTTGGGGTATTACTTACCAAATAACAAATTATCTAATTTCAATGTTACAGCCATTTTAG
- the thiL gene encoding thiamine-phosphate kinase: MSSAKELGERKIIKIILENLDQMPNMLLPFGDDASAVEVGNNKLVVINMDMLVKKTDVPQGMSIWQAARKAAVMNISDLAAKGAKPVALLASLGVPDELSKTEIQQIAKGLNAGAQEYGAYVLGGDTNQAPDLIISCMALGECSKYNLLKRSGAKPGDYVAVTGSFGKTAAGLKILMEKLSLPENQKTLVDSVLMPCARVKEGIALTYSRGVTASIDSSDGLAWSLHELSRASNVGFCIDNLLVDPEAEKFAETQGLNSSDLALYGGEEYELIVTVNPDSWIKAQKAVTTVGGLLTKIGVVTKEKRCLLKVDKKTVEIKPRGWEHFITE, translated from the coding sequence TTGAGTTCGGCAAAAGAGCTGGGTGAAAGAAAAATTATCAAGATTATTCTAGAAAACCTAGACCAAATGCCCAACATGCTTCTTCCTTTTGGTGATGATGCATCAGCAGTTGAAGTTGGAAATAACAAGCTGGTAGTAATAAACATGGACATGCTAGTGAAAAAAACCGATGTCCCCCAAGGAATGAGCATCTGGCAAGCTGCTCGAAAAGCAGCTGTAATGAACATAAGCGACCTAGCAGCAAAAGGAGCAAAACCAGTTGCGTTATTAGCATCCCTTGGGGTGCCTGACGAGTTATCAAAAACCGAAATTCAACAAATAGCCAAAGGATTAAATGCTGGTGCCCAAGAATACGGAGCGTATGTTTTAGGAGGAGACACCAACCAAGCACCTGACCTCATAATCAGTTGCATGGCTTTAGGAGAATGTTCTAAATATAACCTGCTTAAGCGCAGTGGAGCAAAACCAGGAGACTATGTGGCAGTAACAGGTTCTTTTGGAAAAACTGCAGCTGGGTTAAAAATTTTGATGGAAAAACTTTCACTTCCAGAAAATCAGAAAACCTTGGTTGATTCGGTGTTGATGCCATGTGCACGAGTAAAAGAAGGGATAGCATTAACATATTCAAGGGGAGTCACTGCCTCTATTGACTCTAGCGATGGGTTAGCTTGGAGTCTTCATGAACTTTCTAGAGCTAGTAACGTAGGTTTTTGTATTGACAATCTGCTAGTAGATCCCGAAGCAGAAAAGTTTGCAGAAACTCAAGGTTTGAATTCTTCAGATTTAGCATTATACGGTGGCGAAGAATACGAGCTTATTGTAACAGTTAATCCTGATTCTTGGATTAAAGCCCAGAAAGCAGTGACTACAGTTGGTGGATTGCTTACAAAGATTGGTGTAGTTACCAAAGAGAAACGATGCTTACTAAAAGTGGATAAAAAAACTGTTGAGATTAAGCCTCGGGGATGGGAACATTTTATTACAGAATAA